A segment of the Allosaccharopolyspora coralli genome:
GTCGGATCACCCGCCAGCTCAACAAGGGCGAGAGCCTGCACTCGCTGCGTCGGGATCTGTTCTTCGCCCACGAAGGCACCGTGCGGCGCCGCCATCACGAGCAGCAGACCGAACAAGCCCTGTGCCTGTCGCTGGTGACCAACGCCGTGATCACCTGGAACACCGCCTACCTCGAACTCGCTCTCGAGCGACTGTCGCAGCGGCGCGGGCGCATCGACCGGGACCTGTTGACGCACGTCTCCCCGGCGCTGATGGAACACGTCAATCCATACGGGACGTATGAGTTTCCGATCGAGGCCGAGTACGCGCGTAGCGGCTACCGGCCACTACGCAGCCCCAGCGACACGGTGTAGGACTGTTCGCCCGGTGGCGAAAGCCGGGCGGACGCTGATCTCAGGAGTTCTGGAGGTGGGTGTGGGGTCGTTCGTGGCGGAAGACCGGCACGGCCAGGGCGGCGGCGAGCAGCACTGCTGCTCCGAAGGTGCTCAGGGCGACGCCGAATCCGGTCGGCAGCAGGAGGGCTTGGAAGGCGAGGCTGCCCAGGCCCATGCCGGTGAACAGGGTGAAGACGTTGAGTGCCATGGCCAGTCCACCGTGTCCGGGCAGGTTGGTGACGATGCCGCCCAGGGGTGGTTGGGTCATGTCGTAGCCCAAAGAGAGGGCCACGATGCTGGCTTGGACCGCCAGCAGCGGCAGGGGGCTGGCCAGCAGCAGCGCGCAGATCCCGCCGAGGGCCACTCCGGCGGGGATGATGCGGGCACGGCCGTAACGATCGGCCAGCCGGCCGATGACCGGGCCGAGTAGTAGGCCGGGGATGCCGTAGCCGAGCAGGGTCAGTCCGATGCCGAACTCGCCCAGGTCGAACCGTTGCTGCAGATACACCCCGAGCCAGGTGTAGATCCCGGAGTGCAGCAGCGCGTTGATGAGCACGTAGGTGTAGGTGCGCCGCCCGCGGGTCTGACGTAGCAGGGCTGCGTAGCCGGCGGCCACGGTGCGCGGCGCCGGCGGGGATGCCGACCGCGGGGTCGCCGGTAGCACGGCGAGGGCGGCGACCAGCAGCACCAGCCCGGCCGCAGCGGTGGCCAGGAACAGTCCGGACCAGCCGACCAGTGGCTCGCCCAATGCTCCGGCGGTGGCGCCGACGGCGATGCCGCCGGCCATGCCCCCGAACAGCCACCCGAGGGCGTGCCCGCGCCGCTGATACGGAACCAGGTCGCCGACCAGGGCCAGCGCGATCGGCACGACACCGCTGGCGCCGATGGCGGTGGCCAGGCGCATCCCGATGAACGCCCCGGCACTGCTGGCCAGCGCGGTCGCGCCGACCAGGACGGTGAACGCGGCCAGCGAGCCGAGAATGACGGGCCGCCGGCCGAGGTGTTCGGAGGCTGGTCCCCACACCAGCACCATCGCCCCGTAGGGCAGCAGGTAGGCGGGCACGGCCAAGCCGACGAGGCTGGGGGCGGTGTGAAAGACCTCGGCCAGCCGGGGGATCAGCGGCGCGACCATGAAGATCTGCGCGAAGATCACGAACGCGGAGGCGGTCAGCAGCGCCAGCATGCCCCGTGGGGCGGCGGGCATCCTCGGTTCAGACACGTTTGTTTCCTTGTGCGGCAGTGTCGGGACGCGGCAGGAACGGGCGCGCGGCGTGCTCGAGCGGGCCGCGCGCCCGCCTGGTCTGGCGCCAGGGTTGTGTGGACGGTCAGGCCGCCGTGCGGTTTGCGGGTTGCTGCTCAGTTGTCCCGCGTGCGCGGCCGACGCTGGCGATGGCGTTGATCAGCAGCGAGGGTCGGGTGCCGAAGGAGTTCAGGAAGATCGTGGTTACCGAAGCGCCCATGGCCACCATCGCCCACACCGGGGAGATCAGGCCGGTGCTGGCCAGGGGGATGCCGAGTCCGTTGAACGTGAAGGCCAGGCCCACGTTGGTGCGGGTGCGTCGGTAGGCGCGGTCGCTGATCTCGCGGGCGTCGAGCACGGTGTGCACGTCCTCGCGCAGCAGCACGACGTCGGCGGATTCCACGGCGATGTCGGTCCCGCCACCGGCGGCGAGGCCCACGTCGGCCTGCATCAGCGCCGGGGCGTCGTTGATGCCGTCGCCGACCATGGCCACCCGGGCACCGTTGGCTTGCAGCTCGCGCACGAGCTCGGCCTTGCCGTCCGGGCGGATCCCGGCGTGCACCTGTTGGATACCGAGTGCTTCGGCGACATGGTCGGCGGCGCGTTGGTTGTCGCCGGTGACCAGCACCGGTTCCATGCCCGCCTGGCGCATCGTGGTGACGGCCTCGGTGGCGTCGGGCCGCAGCTCATCGCCCAACGCGATCAGGCCCAGGGCGGTGTTCTCGGTGGCCACGGCGATGACAGTGTGCCCGGAGGCTTCGAATCGGTCGATCCGCGTGGTGAGCTCGGCCAGGTCGATGCCGGCGTCAATGAGCAGTCCCGGCCGTCCAATGAGGACTCGCTGTCCGCCGACGGTGGCGCGCACCCCGGAGCCGGTCATCGACGCGAACTCGTCTGCGGTCTCCACGGCCAAGCCCTGGTCCTGGGCGGCGGTGACGACGGCACGCGCCAGTGGGTGTTCGGAAGGGTCCTCGGCTGCTGCGGCCAGCGCTAACACGGCGTTCTTCTCGCCGCCGTCGACGGATTCGACGGCTCGGACGGTGGGCCGTCCTTGGGTCAGGGTGCCGGTCTTGTCCAAAACAATGCGGCGGACGAGTCGGAAGGTTTGGAAGGCCTCGCCGGTGCGCATGACGATGCCGGCATCGGCGGCGTGTCCGGTGCCGCGCACGATCGCCAGTGGTGCGGCGATGCCGACCGCGCAGGGATAGCCCATCACCAGCACTCCCAGGGAGGCGAACACCGCCCGGTGCACATCCGGGTCGCCGGTGACCAGCCAACTGCCGGCCAACCAGGCGACGAGAGCCAGGGCGGAGATGCTGAGCACCGTGGGGGTGTAGACGCGCAGGACCTTGTCGACCAGGTGCAGGATGCCGGGTTTGAGTGCGCGAGAGTCCTCCACATGCCGCACGACCTGGGCCAGGAAGCCTTCCGCGCCGGTGGCGGTGACCTCGATGGTCAGGCTGCCGGTGCCGTTGATCGATCCGCCCACGACGTCCTCGCCGGGACCGCGATCGGCCGGAACTGGCTCGCCGGTGACCAGCGAGACATCCACCGCCGAGGCCCCCTCGCGGATGCGCCCATCCAGCGGGATGCGCTCGCCGGGGCGCACCCGCACGTGCTGGCCGATGGCGACCTGCTCGACCGGCACCTCGGACTCGGCACCGCCGTCGGCTCTGTCCACGAGCCGGGCGAGGTCGGGCTGTAGGTCCAGCAGTTTCTTGACCGACTGACCCGAGCGGGTCTTGACCAGCAGCGACAGCCACTCCGAGAAGATGTGATACGTGGCCACGATCGCGGCGGCCGCGAAAAACTCCGCGGTCGGGTAGTTCTCCAACAAGCCGGTCAGGCCGATGATGCCGCCAGCGATGCCGCCGAACGCGCCGGCCTCCAGCAGCACGTGCTGGTTGAGGATCCCGCGTCGTGCGGATTGATACGCCATGCGCAGAATGTGCGGGGCCACCCCAAAGACCATCGCCCCGGCGAGCACGGCGGCGATCCAGCCATTGACCGGGGACTCCAGTAGCCCGGCGAAACGCGCGGCCAGCGCGAGCGCACCGGGGGCGGCGACCGCGGCGGCCCATCCCGCCGCTCGGGCCTGCCCGGTCGGGCGCAGGATGGAAAAGACCAACCCGAGTGCAGCCACGAGCAGGGTGGCGCACAGCAGCGTCCACCATCCTTCGGCGATCTGGACCATCGCGGTCAGGCTCAGCCCGATCGCGGTGAACAGCCGTTTGCCCTCGGCCAGCAGGTCGGCCTCTTCGTCCTCGAAGGCCCGCAGCTTGCGGGGGTCGTAGAGCTCGTAGCCGATATCGCGCAGCGTGCCCAGGATCTCCTCGGGCTCGACTACATCCGGGTCGTAGTCGACCAGGGCTTGCTCGTGGGTCAGGCTCACCGACACCGTGCCGACCCCGTCCATGCGGCCCAGGGCCTTTTCGATCGTGCCGGTGCACAGCGAGCAGTGCAGCCCCGCGATCTTGGCCCGGATCCGTTGCTGGCCTTCAGTCGTACTCGGCTCCGAGGCCCACAACTGCGGGCGTTCCTCCACCACGGTGCTCACCGACTCGCCCCCTCGGTGACCTCGAAGCCCGCCGCCTCGATCCGCTCGACCAACACGGCACGATCGGCCAACTCCGGACCGAGGCGCACATGCACGTGGCCGCTGCTGTGATCGGCACTCACCTCCCGCACGCCGTCCACGCGGCCCAGCACCTTGGCGATGCGCTGCTCACATCCCGAGCACGACATGCCCGTGACCTGCAACTGCACCGTGTCCATGATCTCGTACTCCCTTGCGTGACCTGCGGTTGTCGTCGTCAACACGCACGCTAGAACCTTGCCCCAGGGGTAAGGTCAAGGATGACGGTTCGCGGCCACACACAGAGGAGGATCTGATGGGTATGACCGTCGGCGCGGCGGCGGCAGCCGCCGGAGTCAGCGCCAAGGCGATACGACTGTGGGAGTCCAAGGGGCTGCTGCCGCCGTCCGAGCGCACCGAGTCCGGCTACCGCGTGTTCACCGAGGACGATCTCGACGTGCTGCGCTTCATCCGCCAGGCCAAGACTCTGGGTCTGACCCTGCCCGAGATCAAAGACATCATCGACCTGCAACGCGACGGTGCCACACCGTGTGGCCGGGTCACAGAACTGCTCGACACCCACATCACCGAGATCGACCGCACCCTGGCCGACCTGCGCGCACTGCGCCGCTCGTTAGCCTCCGCTCGTCGGGCCGCCCGCGAGGGCCAACGCCGCGGCCAGGACGCCGTGGTCTGCCGCATCATCGAAAACCACACCGACCGCGACGACAGCGCGCGCACCGAGGGGTAGGCGGCCACACTCGCCTACCCCTCGGTCCCCGTGGGTTCGGGGCCTCAGGCGGTGACCGTGGCCATCGCCCGGCACTGCTCCGCGCACCGGCGACACGCCGCCGCGCACTCACGGCAGTAATCCATGTCGTACTTATCGCACTCAGCCGCGCACGCCTCACACACCTGGGCACACAGCTGGCACAACTGCGCCGCCCAGCGCGAATCACGGGCCAGCAGCGTCACGCAGGCCGCACAGATCGCCGCACAGTCCAGACACAGCCGGGCGCACTCGGCCATATCCGGATTGCCGGCGCAACAGTTGTAGTTGCACGTCTCACACGCCTGCTGGCATTCGGCACACGCATCCAGACACGCCTGGTTGCGCTGCTCCACCATCGTCGTAGCCATCACGTACCTCCCTGATTCGCTCGTTGGTTCGCTCAACCCCGCTACGGGCGCCCCACCGAGGTACCCATCACCCGAGGCTGCGCACCCCGAGGCGTAAGGGGTTGCCCCGGGAGGAAGGTCAAGGCGTCACGTTCATGGCCACCACATCGAGCCACGTGTCACAGACAACGGTGTCGACGAAAGGAACCTTTCTCGACATGATCAAAACTCTGCCCGGATCACAGCCTCGAGCTACCCGGCAAGTGTCGAAAAAACGCGTTGCAAAGTCGGAGTGTCCAAAAATCCGATCACGGCCCTTTGTCGTACAGTCGGCACGCCCGTGATCATGGAAGGTGCCGCCGATGACCCACGCCCCGCACGAGCTCGTCCTCGACGGCGACCCGCTCGAGGCCATCGGGGCAGGCGCCCGCGTCGGCTACGCCCGGGTGTCCACCGCCGACCAGAACCTGCGCCGCCAGGTCGACGCCCTCACCGGTGCCGGCTGCATCCGGGTGTTCGAGGAGAAGCTCAGCGGGAAGAACGCGGAGCGGCCCGAGCTGTGGACCTGCCTGGACTACCTCCGTAAAGGCGACACCCTCGTCGTCCTGGAACTCTCCCGTCTCGGCCGCAGCCTGCAAGACCTGCTGTCCCTGGTCAGCGAGCTGCGCAGGCGCGGCGTCGAGTTCACCTCGCTGCACGAGAACCTCGACACCACCACACCGGGAGGCAGGCTCGTGTTCCACGTCTTCGCCGCGCTGGCCGAGTTCATCCGCGAACTCATCGTCGACGGCACCCGCGAAGGCCTCGCGGCCGCAAAGGCCAACGGGGTCCGGCTCGGCCGGCCACCGGCCATGACCCCCGAACAGATCCGCCACGCGCGCGCACTGCTCGCCGAACCCGACACCACCGTGGCCTCCATCGCCCGCCTGCTCGGCGTCAGCCGCTCCACGATCTACAAATACCTCCCCGAACTCAGCGCCAACCGGGCTCTCGAACCCGCTGAATCCGGCCCGCCCCCAGCGCTCCCGAGCTAACCGTTGTTTTTTCGGCACCTGCTACCGCTACCCCGTTGAGCACGACCAGATCGACGTGCTTGGCTTGCAGCTGGTTGGACAGCTCGATGAGGTGCTCCAGCGACCGGCCGAGTCGGTCGAGCTTGGTGACCACGAGCTGGTCGCCGGTGCGGTTGGCCGCCAGTAGCGCTTTCTCCAGTTCCGGTCGGCGCGCGAGCGTGCCGGAGGCCTTGTCGACGAAGACCTCGTCGCAGCCTGCCGCAGTCAGCACGTCGTGCTGGGCTTCGGGGTGCTGGTCGCGGGTGGAGACTCGTCCGTAGCCGATCCGCATGGCCCGGACCGTATTGCGAAGGCCCGACAGCGTGACGGTGGCGCGGACACGGGTTGCGTTACAGACCCGACCTGCGAAAACACTCGACGGCTTGCAATGTCTCGTGAACGTTCGTTTGTGCGACGGTGCTCTTCCGAGAAGGTAAGGGCGCCGTCTGGTTGGTGAGAGTGTCGAGCTTTTGCGGATGCGGTCGACGGGAAGTCGGGTCAGGCGCTGGCGCCGTGCGTGATCGTCACCCGGCCCCCGTCAGCGGACCTGGATGGTGGCCATCATGCCGGCGTCTTCGTGGTCGAGGATGTGGCAGTGGAAGACGCTGCGGCCGGGATAGGCGGTGAACGGAATTCGCAAGCGTACCCAGCCTTGTGGTGGCACGAGCACGACGTCTTGCGGTGTTCCGGATAGCGGGGCGTTGTCGCTGGTGGCCAGCACGACGAACGGCCATACGTGCAGGTGGAACGGGTGGGTCATCGGGGTGGTGTTGACCACGGTCCACTCTTCGACTGTGCCGAAACGAACGAGTTGGTCGGTGCGGTCGGGGTCGAAGGCGCGGCCGTCGATTCCGAGGCTCATGCCTGCCGTGCCCATTCCCATGGTGAACGCGACCTCGCGCCGTTTCCCGTCCGTCGTGGCGCGCGGTTGCTCGGCGGGCAGCGCTGGCGGCAGCGGGGCCGGCTTCGCCTCGGGGCCCCCGGCCATCAGAGTGGCCAGCAGCACCCGTTCGCTGCGGACACCGCCGCCCATACCGCCCATGCCCATGCCGCCGCGGTCTACTGGCTCGGACAGAAGGGGGAAACGCCCGGGTGTCGTCGGACGCACCAGGACGTCGGCGCGGCTACCGGGCGGGAGCACGACGCGTTGCTGGCTTTCCGGGGCGGGCAGGAACGCCCCGTCCCGAGCGACGAGGTCGAGTTCGTGTCCGGCCAGCCGCAGCGCCAGTACCCGGGAGGCGCAACCGTTGATCACGCGCCAGCGCTGCGCGGTCCCCGGCGCGGCGCCGAGGGTGGGTTGATGCTGCCCGTTGACCAGGACCAGTTCACCCTCCCGGCCTTGCATCCGCTCCATCCGGTCGGGGCGGGCAACGACGCCGTCCACGGTCATCGTCGTGTCCGTGACCAGCAGAACGCGGTCCTGTTCGACGGGCAGGTCCGGGCCGTCATCGACCAGCAGCGCCCCGCCGAGCCCGCCGAAGACCTGATCGGCGACCAGCCCGTGGCGGTGCGGGTGGTACCAGAAGGTCCCGGTCGGGTGGTCGCGTGGGATACGGAATAGGTAGTCGAACGAGGTTCCCGGTTCGATCCGCAGGAATGGATTGTCGCCGTTGCCCTGCGGCGAAACGCGAAGCCCGTGGGTGTGCAGGTTGGTGGGCTCGGCGAGCCCGTTGATCAGCCGGACTGCGAGGTCGTCTCCCGGCCGGACCCGCAGTGTCGGTCCTGGTGAGCTCCCGTTGTAGCCCAGCGCCTCGGTGTCGCGCCCGGCCAGCGCCACGCCCGCGGCGGCAGCGAGCTCCACCTGCAACCTGCCGCCGCGGCTGCTGAGCACGCGTGGTTCGCGCAGCGGCGCTGCGGTGGCGGCCGGACGGAACCCGCCGCCGGCCGAGTTTGCGCTCCACAGCCATCCCGCGGTGCCGCCTGCCACACTCGCGGCACCCGCCGCGGCCACACCCATCGCGCGCCGCCGGCTGATTGGTCGGCCACTCACTGCAGCTCGTCTCGCATCTGGCGGTACTGCTGCTCGTCGATCTCCCCACGAGCGAACCGCTCGTCCAGGATCTGGCGCGCCGACGGCACCGAACGCGGCGGAGCGGTTGCCCCACCCCGGACAAGCCGGAAAGCCACGTACCCGAGCAGGATGAGCCCGACCAGCACCAGCAGTGGCCAGACCAGCATCCAGCCCATCATGCCATCCATCATCGTGCTCACCTCACTGCTCTGAGTGCCGGGTCACCCAGCGGGGCTTGCGGCGGCCAGGCGTTCGACGATGCCGAGCTTAACCACTCATGCTGGTGGTGACCGTGCCGTCGGAGCCGACCACGGCCAGCTGATCCGGCGTCAGGTCCCGCACCACAGTGCCCCTCGGAGTTACCGCGTCAGCCTGCCTGCGTGGGCAGGTCTGCCTGTTTCCAGGCGGTCATGCCGCCGAGGACGTTGCGCACGTCGGTGTGCCCGTGGCGTTGCAGCAGGCTGGTGGCCACCGAGGAGCGGTAGCCGCTGCCGCAGGTCACCGCCACCGGCTTGCCGTCGGGGACCTCGTCGAGGCGTTCGGGCAGTTCGGCGCCGGTGATGTAGGCAGCGCCGGGCACGTGTCCGCCAGCCCACTCACTGGGTTGGCGCACGTCCAGCAGCTCGGTCTCGCCGCGGGCGAGTTCGTCGTTGAGCTCGTGCACGGTGATCTGAGGAGTTTCCTCAAGGGGTTTGGCGGCCGTACGCCAGGCGCTCATGCCGCCGCGCAACCACCCCAGCGGAGGTGGGTAGCCGATCCGCAGCAACTGCCACGTGGCCTCCCATAGCTCCCCTGGTTGGTCGAGGATCAGCAGCACCTGCGCGTCCGCGGGTAGCACCGTGCCCGCCCAGGTGGGAAACGCCGTGCCGAGACCGACGTTGAGGGCACCGGGGATGTGTCCTCCGCCGAAGGCTTCCGGTGAACGGGCGTCCAACACGATCGTGCCGGTTTCGCGGTGTTGTTCGAACTCAGCGACGGTCAAGGCCGGTGGCTCGGCCAGCACTCCGAGTGGCTGGACACCGGTCATGTTGCGGCTGCGCATGCGCAGCCAGTACGGCGGTACCGCAGGCAGGTTGTCTAGTCGGAGGCATTCGCGGACGAAGCCCTCAGTGTTGTCCACTTCGGATAGGATCGCGTTCGAGTGCCGCTCGTAGCCCAGGGTGGTCGAGAGGCGGCTGCCGATGCTGCCTCCGCACAGCGAGCCCGCCACGTGGGTGGGAAACACCTGCACGTGGTCGGGCAGGGCCAGCAGCTTGTCCTGAATCGTTGCGCAGAACGTCCGCGCGGCTTCCTGTGCTTTCTCCTGACCGCCGAGCAGGTCCGGGCGAGCCAGGTCTCCGACCAGCAGGGCCCCACCGGAGAGCAACAGCGCCGGATGATCGGCGCTCATGGCACGGTCGTAGACCAGCAGGCTGATGTGCTCCGGTGTGTGCCCCGGGGTGTGCAGCACTTCGAGCCCGACGTCGCCGATCTCGATGACCTGCCCGTCGCTGATCGGCTGGTGGGAATAGCCGAACTCGCCGGCTGCTGATCCCCACACCTGGGCACCGGTGCGTTCGGTGAGCTCGGTCAGCCCGGACAGGTAGTCGTTGTGGCCGTGCGAATCGGCCGTGTAGGCGATGCGCATGCCATGAGTGCGTGCTGCTTCCGTGTAGACGTTCACGTCCCGGCGCGGGTCGAACACCAGCGCCTGCCCGGTCTTCTCATCCCCGATGAGGTAGGAGGCGTGTCCCAGGGACTGCAGGTAGAACTGCTGGAACAGCATGGTCTCACGCCACCTCTCCCGGCTGCTCATCGTCGGGAGTGCGCACCGGTAGATCCTGCTCGGACCAGGCCTGAATGCCTCCGTCGAGATTGTCGGCGCGATAGCCGTGCCCAGTCAGGAACTCGGCCATCTTGCCGCTCCGGCTGCCGCTGCGGCACACCGTGACAACCGGTTGCTGCTGATCCACCTCCTCGAGCCGCCCGGGCAGTTCGTTCATCGGGATCCACCGCGAGCCAGGAATCCGCCCGGCCTGCCACTCCTGCGGCTCCCGAACATCGACCAGCTGTATCCGATCTTGTTGCCCGTACAGGTCCTTGGGATCCATGGCCACTCCCTTTCCGAAGCGATCCCGCAAGTCGGCGACACCGACATGCCGGAAGGACGAACCGATTCCGGTCCCTTCCTCGTCCGTTACCCGGTAGCCGCTCCCCCCATGCAGGCACACACCCTGTCCTTCCGATGTTCCCAAGCCCCGGAGAAGGGGGCCGCTGGTCACAGGCATGGCCCCGGAGACGGTGGGCCGCCCGGCAGTCGCAGGGGACGGGTCAATACTCGAGTTGTTTTCTGCGCGCGCTACCGCGGTGGCTTGGTGACGAGCACGAACTGCGCGGCACTTATCCGAGTGCGGTGGGATTGAGGATGGCCGCCGTGGCCACACCGGCGGCGACGATGAGGACGATGTAGGCGAACCAGCGGCGCAGGGTGGCTGCCGGCAGGCGGGGTGCCAGCCGGCCCGCGAGTGTGGAGATGACCAGGGCGGTGCCGGCGAAGACGGCGAGGAGGGTGTAGTCGAGCGAGGCTGCCGTGGTGGCGTGGGCGGCCAGCCCGGCCAGGGAGTTGATGAGCACGATCACCAGTGAGGTGGCCACGGCCGCGTGGGCCTCGAGCCCGAGCAGGGCGGCAAGCGCGGGGACGATGACGAAGCCGCCGCCGACGCCGAACAGGCCGGTGAGCACCCCGACGCCGGCGCCGGCGCCCAGGGATTTGGGCAGGCAGCTGCGCCAGTCGATGCCGCCTTCGCCGGTGCGGCAGGCGCCGGCGTGGTTCTCCCCGCCGCGCAGCATGCGCACGGCCACCACGACCATGAGCGCGGCGAAGGCCAGCAGCAGCCAGCGCTGCGGAACCAGCCGTCCCAGAGCGGTGCCGGCGAAGGCGGCCGGGATGCCGGCGGCACCGAAGACCAGGGCCACCGGCCACCGCACGTGGGCGCGCCGTGTGCGGGGGGCGATGCCACCCACCGAGGAGACCGCGACCACGGCCAACGAGGTGGGAATCGCCATCTGCAGGGGTTGTCCGACGCCGTAGACCAGCGCCGGCACCGCCAGGATCGACCCTCCGGCACCCAGCAGCCCCAGGGCCAGCCCGATGACCGCGCCGAACAGACCCGCCAGAACCATCATCGTCTCCTGCTTCCTCGAGAACGCGCGGACGCGCCTCGGAACTCACACCGGGGGAGGGAAAGAGAAGGGCGGGCACGCCCGGGGCGGTCAGGTCAGCGGGACGGGGAACCCGCTGGGGCCTGCCCGCTGGTCAGGGCTTGAATCATGCTCGCCCCGTCGAAGTTCGGGGTGCGGTTGTGCGGCAGCAGGCCCAACACGCGCGACATGGCGCAGGTGTTGGTGATCGCGGCGACGGTCAAACCGCCGCCGACGAAGCCGGCAAGCCACTTCAAGGGTTCGTAGGCGGTGCTGGCGAGTACGCCGGTGAGCACGAGCAGCCCGGCGGCGAGCCGCACCTGGCGTTCCATGCCCCAGGTGCCCGAGCCGCGGTTGACGGGCGCGTCGTGCTGCTGCCACCCGGTGATCCCGCCGGACAGGACGCTGAGCTGGTCCAGTCCTGCAGACTCCAGCACGCTGCGTGCTTGATCCGCACGGACGCCGGAGGCGCACACCAGCACGATCGGATCCTCGTGGTCGGCGGTGAGCTCGGTGCGGTGCTCGCGCAGCAGGTCCAGCGGCACGTTGTAGGAGCCGGGAATGTGGGTCGCGGCGAACTCGCCGGGGGTGCGCACGTCGATCAGCCGGGTGCGCGGGTTGTTCTCCAGCAGGCTGCGCACCTGCGGGGTATCCAT
Coding sequences within it:
- a CDS encoding sulfite exporter TauE/SafE family protein; the protein is MVLAGLFGAVIGLALGLLGAGGSILAVPALVYGVGQPLQMAIPTSLAVVAVSSVGGIAPRTRRAHVRWPVALVFGAAGIPAAFAGTALGRLVPQRWLLLAFAALMVVVAVRMLRGGENHAGACRTGEGGIDWRSCLPKSLGAGAGVGVLTGLFGVGGGFVIVPALAALLGLEAHAAVATSLVIVLINSLAGLAAHATTAASLDYTLLAVFAGTALVISTLAGRLAPRLPAATLRRWFAYIVLIVAAGVATAAILNPTALG
- a CDS encoding rhodanese-like domain-containing protein, coding for MSRTTPVSMDTPQVRSLLENNPRTRLIDVRTPGEFAATHIPGSYNVPLDLLREHRTELTADHEDPIVLVCASGVRADQARSVLESAGLDQLSVLSGGITGWQQHDAPVNRGSGTWGMERQVRLAAGLLVLTGVLASTAYEPLKWLAGFVGGGLTVAAITNTCAMSRVLGLLPHNRTPNFDGASMIQALTSGQAPAGSPSR